One window of the Zea mays cultivar B73 chromosome 3, Zm-B73-REFERENCE-NAM-5.0, whole genome shotgun sequence genome contains the following:
- the LOC100216761 gene encoding putative folate-biopterin transporter 4 isoform X1, giving the protein MAAAQHHQLWWPGRMAAAFGPSFLCLVCLIYFIQGFRSFVWTAVSYQMKDVMKLSPSTSQFLVSLAYFPWSIKPIYGILSDCVPIKQRKRIPYLIISSCLSLLPWLILGLSQALRSSANMLTALLIVQNLGSAMADVVIDAMVAEAVRSAGPEFAGDLQSLSWSSMAVGGIFGSLLGGYALSNLPIHAIYIVFSVLPFFQLVSCMFVEDSPKGFHNASDEHKYVDNQSSVTVFSGKGSSEGTRRRKGTSKSNNRSPQAKRTESNEKHNGSINSLPCLSLRSAFFSLCTAFKQPNILRPMAWFFFSNVTIPNISTVMFYYQTEDLNLEASFLGTARVIGWFSLMLGTYTYNRYFKQKKLRNILVFAHVGLAVITLLDIVLVSRLHVQYGIADKYMVLWGSALADAINQFKMMPFLILSGQLCPPGIEGTLFALFMSINNLGSTLGSFLGAAMASALNLSTAQFDNLALGLGVQMICTLLPIGFLSLIPKEVTGLTS; this is encoded by the exons ATGGCGGCGGCCCAGCATCATCAGTTGTGGTGGCCGGGGCGGATGGCAGCGGCGTTCGGGCCCTCCTTCCTCTGCCTCGTCTGCCTCATCTACTTCATCcag GGTTTCAGGTCTTTCGTCTGGACAGCTGTCTCCTACCAAATGAAGGACGTGATGAAGCTATCGCCCTCTACATCGCAGTTTCTGGTCTCCCTTGCATATTTCCCTTGGAGCATCAAACCTATATATGG GATCTTGTCAGATTGCGTTCCAATTAAACAGAGGAAGCGTATACCCTATTTGATCATTTCTAGTTGCCTTTCTCTACTTCCGTGGCTTATCCTAGGACTATCACAAGCTTTAAGGAGCTCAGCCAATATGCTCACTGCCTTGCTCATAGTACAGAATCTGGGATCTGCGATGGCGGATGTTGTTATAGATGCAATGGTTGCGGAAGCAGTTCGATCAGCCGG GCCGGAGTTTGCTGGCGATCTACAGTCATTATCTTGGTCATCGATGGCTGTAGGTGGGATTTTTGGGAGTTTACTGGGAGGATATGCATTATCCAATCTCCCAATACATGCAATATATATTGTTTTCTCAGTCCTCCCATTCTTCCAATTAGTTTCCTGCATGTTTGTTGAGGATTCTCCAAAAGGGTTCCACAACGCCAGTGATGAACATAAGTATGTAGACAACCAGAGTTCTGTTACTGTTTTTTCTGGAAAAGGCTCTAGTGAGGGCACTAGAAGGCGAAAGGGAACTTCTAAAAGTAACAACAGAAGTCCACAGGCAAAGCGAACTGAGTCTAATGAAAAACACAACGGGTCAATTAATTCGTTGCCATGTTTGTCTCTGAGGTCAGCCTTCTTCAGTCTCTGCACAGCTTTTAAGCAGCCAAATATTCTGCG GCCTATGGCATGGTTTTTCTTTTCAAATGTTACAATTCCAAATATCTCCACAGTTATGTTCTATTATCAAACAGAGGACCTAAATTTGGAGGCATCCTTTCTAGGGACTGCACGTGTGATTGGGTGGTTCAGTCTGATGCTTGGCACCTACACCTACAACCGCTATTTTAAACAGAAGAAGCTCAGGAATATTCTTGT GTTTGCTCATGTTGGTCTTGCCGTAATTACCCTACTGGACATTGTTTTGGTGTCACGGTTACATGTTCAGTATGGAATTGCCGATAAGTACATGGTGCTGTGGGGTTCCGCGTTGGCTGATGCAATCAACCAGTTCAA GATGATGCCGTTCCTGATCCTGTCAGGACAGCTTTGCCCACCTGGAATCGAGGGCACACTGTTTGCTCTCTTCATGTCAATCAACAACCTTGGTTCAACACTAGGCTCATTCCTGGGGGCTGCTATGGCATCAGCTTTGAACCTCTCCACAGCACAGTTTGACAATCTTGCTCTGGGTTTGGGTGTACAGATGATTTGTACTCTCTTGCCGATTGGGTTCCTATCTCTGATTCCAAAGGAAGTCACAGGGCTAACATCATAG
- the LOC103649670 gene encoding acyl transferase 7: MAAANKSIDRLAARRVVPAEPTPTGPLRLSWLDRYPTQMALIESLHVFKAAPDRPATKTGSTDAAASPARTIERALARALVRYYPLAGRLVLSESGAQQAVDCSNAGVWFTEAEAACTLEDVDYLEAPLMVPKDELLPPTPAGDGEDERALVLLVQVTAFACGGFVVGFRFSHAVADGPGAAQFMTAVGELARAAGQGLALAVPSVEPQWGRDAVPDPAAALVGRLPAPGPGSQRRRLEYLAIDISADYVAHYKAQYSAAAHGGGGAAWCSAFEVLIAKAWRSRTRAAGFDDPDSAVHLCFAVNARPMLHASLPRGGAGFYGNCYYIMRVSAPAGKVAGASVAEVVRMIKDGKRRMPAEFARWAAGELGAGGVDPYQITSDYRTLLVSDWTRLGFAEVDYGWGPPAHVVPLTNLDYIATCILVKPWAHKPGARLITQCVTPDRVAAFHEAMLDTSC; this comes from the coding sequence ATGGCGGCGGCCAATAAGTCCATCGACCGGCTGGCGGCGCGCCGGGTGGTCCCGGCCGAGCCCACGCCAACCGGCCCGCTCCGCCTGTCCTGGCTAGACCGCTACCCGACGCAGATGGCGCTCATCGAGTCGCTCCACGTGTTCAAGGCGGCCCCCGACCGGCCCGCCACCAAGACCGGCAGCACTGACGCCGCCGCCAGCCCGGCCAGGACCATCGAGCGGGCGCTCGCGCGCGCGCTGGTCCGCTACTACCCTCTGGCGGGCCGCCTGGTGCTGTCGGAGTCCGGCGCGCAGCAGGCGGTGGACTGCAGCAACGCCGGCGTGTGGTTCACGGAGGCCGAGGCCGCCTGCACCCTGGAGGACGTGGACTACCTGGAGGCGCCGCTGATGGTGCCCAAGGACGAGCTCCTCCCGCCCACCCCGGCCGGCGACGGCGAGGACGAGCGCGCGCTGGTCCTGCTCGTCCAGGTCACCGCCTTCGCGTGCGGCGGCTTCGTCGTGGGCTTCCGCTTCAGCCACGCCGTGGCCGACGGCCCGGGCGCCGCGCAGTTCATGACCGCGGTCGGGGAGCTGGCGCGAGCCGCCGGCCAAGGCCTCGCGCTCGCGGTGCCGTCGGTGGAGCCGCAGTGGGGCCGCGACGCCGTCCCGGACCCCGCGGCCGCGCTGGTGGGGCGGCTCCCGGCTCCCGGTCCCGGCAGCCAGCGGCGGCGGCTCGAGTACCTCGCCATCGACATCTCCGCCGACTACGTCGCCCACTACAAGGCGCAGTACAGCGCGGCCGCGCACGGCGGCGGAGGCGCCGCGTGGTGCTCCGCGTTCGAGGTGCTGATCGCCAAGGCGTGGCGGAGCCGCACCCGCGCGGCCGGGTTCGACGACCCGGACTCCGCCGTGCACCTCTGCTTCGCCGTGAACGCGCGGCCCATGCTGCACGCGTCGCTCCCGCGGGGCGGCGCCGGGTTCTACGGCAACTGCTACTACATCATGCGCGTGTCGGCGCCCGCGGGGAAGGTGGCGGGCGCCTCGGTCGCGGAGGTGGTGAGGATGATCAAGGACGGGAAGCGCCGGATGCCCGCGGAGTTCGCGCGCTGGGCGGCGGGGGAGCTGGGCGCCGGCGGCGTCGACCCCTACCAGATCACGTCCGACTACCGCACGCTGCTGGTGTCCGACTGGACGCGCCTCGGCTTCGCGGAGGTGGACTACGGATGGGGCCCGCCCGCGCACGTCGTGCCGCTGACAAACCTGGACTACATCGCCACGTGCATCCTCGTGAAGCCCTGGGCCCACAAGCCAGGGGCGCGGCTCATCACGCAGTGCGTCAccccggaccgcgtcgccgcctTCCACGAGGCCATGCTCGACACCAGCTGCTGA